In a genomic window of Corynebacterium coyleae:
- a CDS encoding ABC transporter ATP-binding protein codes for MTHPPLLHVHAVEKTYGTGAGAVRALDQVSLDVPRGQFLAIMGPSGSGKSTLLQCAAGLDTVDAGQVVLDGDVLTAMRDDQLTITRRDRIGFIFQAFNLIPTLTAKDNIVLPLKMAKRTADPVWFDHVVGMLGLLDRLTHKPAELSGGQQQRVAVARALITQPDIIFADEPTGALDQATSASLIRFLRRLTDELNQTLVMVTHDAAVAEWADRIVELRDGSIARDVARSVN; via the coding sequence ATGACACATCCTCCCTTGCTGCATGTACACGCAGTCGAAAAGACCTACGGCACCGGTGCGGGCGCGGTCCGGGCGCTTGACCAGGTGAGCTTGGATGTTCCGCGTGGGCAGTTCCTCGCAATCATGGGCCCGTCCGGTTCTGGAAAATCCACTCTTCTTCAATGTGCTGCAGGCCTGGACACCGTGGATGCGGGACAGGTCGTGTTGGACGGCGACGTGCTCACTGCGATGCGCGACGACCAGCTCACCATCACCCGGCGAGACCGGATTGGATTCATTTTCCAGGCGTTCAACCTAATTCCAACACTCACCGCGAAAGACAACATCGTCTTGCCGCTGAAAATGGCCAAACGCACGGCGGATCCGGTTTGGTTTGATCACGTTGTGGGGATGCTGGGCTTGCTGGACCGTCTCACTCACAAACCGGCGGAGCTTTCGGGAGGGCAGCAGCAACGCGTTGCTGTGGCCCGCGCGTTGATTACTCAGCCGGATATCATTTTTGCTGATGAACCCACTGGTGCTCTCGACCAAGCTACGAGTGCGAGCCTCATTCGGTTCTTAAGGCGCCTCACGGATGAGCTCAACCAAACTCTCGTCATGGTCACTCATGACGCAGCCGTGGCCGAATGGGCTGATCGAATCGTGGAGCTTCGCGATGGCAGTATTGCCAGAGACGTCGCCAGGTCGGTGAATTAG